The Musa acuminata AAA Group cultivar baxijiao chromosome BXJ1-8, Cavendish_Baxijiao_AAA, whole genome shotgun sequence genomic sequence CTCTGTAGATGTATAAACAGAAAatcttagaaaaaatatttaaaataataataaaacaagatTCGATCGTTCTTGATTTGACTAGTGAataaattttattgataaaaaaaatcatataatcgATCCAAATAGTTGACATCCTGTAACTAAGTAAACTAGTGGAGATGATAAGTATTGATTACCTTAAGCAATGCAAATGCAACTGGCACTTATTaaaagaaactttttttttttttgtcttttcgaTTCTCATTTCTATCACATCTTTTTCTCTTAAAACTTTCATCTAGTTAATATGAGTTACAAAATATATGAAACTTTCGGTCTTGTCTCTGATATTGTCATAGAGAATCATCTTTTCAAGATCAAACGATAATTGAATCTAAAAATTAATCTAGACATCAAGAAGGTTTCCGAATCTAAAAGTTAATCTAGACATCAAGAAGGTTTTCTTATAGGAATGACAGACTAATCTATGCGGTAACTTCCCAGGTAGGATTCTTTCTCTGAATTTGCTTAAGACATGGTtggaagattttttttgttttcatttttcttttgtagagaatataaattatatattattgggAGGGTTATGATTTTTTAGAGGGCAACTTTTAACCCTCAACTGTTGGAAACCCTTATTGCAGTTTTTGTTAGAAAAAATTAAGTTCATTCTCATTTGGCTGCAACTCTTTGGTCTTGAGCTCACTCAATCCAATCTCCTATAGTATCCTCTCTCTCACACAAGGGGTAAGTATGCTTGCATCATTGTGCTTCTAAACCTTTCTCAACCAGTCCCTTAGGGAATTTGGATTTAAattagagttttttttattttttttaaataattacatTTGAAAATATTCTCAATATTTACTTCCAATATGACACAATGGGCCATAGAACCACCTATCCCCTCGACCTTTCTTGTTATTCCTATCGAAATATAAGGTTTTCCATTAAGACAATGAAGACTAAGGATGATCTCTTCTACAAACCTTGAGTCCATGTTCAAAACTATACTAAACCCAAGCCCGTTAAGACCAACATGCATCTTCAAGACACAGGTAAAAATATCTCTTTCGACCCACCAAGTCACACCCTCCCCTTGATATGGTTCAGTCTATTCATACCCATCCTGTATCCGACCTAAGCCTTGGTCAGGAAGTGACCCAAGTCTCATCACTTATTTCCAATGTAGTATCCTCTTCGATGAAGGTTCTTAATGCAGTAACTCATTTGTTGTCTTGTTTGTCACTCTTTTGCCAATGCTTGTCACTATATTGTTGGTGAGCTCAAAGGCCATTGAGGGTCAAGCGGGCAAGTTAATGTCATCACTCTCTCAAGCCTCTTAATATGTCATGTGTGCCTAGGAGTGGTACACATTTTGAACTTAAAATTGACTCTAATTGTTCACCTATTTCGACTTTAATTAGGCACAATAAAACTTTCTAAAACCCATCACTTTTTCTATTATAAAATTTTTTAGATCGAGAATAAAGTCATTCACAATTTGCGTTCCAGATCATTCTCTCTCTCTAACCCCAATTACTTAGACCCAATATTTTACTCTATGAGCACCTGTCCACTCTCAGCTCCTCCCTCTTAGTGGAAGAGATTCTATATCCCTAGCCTTTTAAATAAAACCTTGCTCTCAATAGACAACTCCATTTGAAATAGTGGCCTCAAGCAAGAATATAATGGCTCGAGTAAGaagaaaataatatcaaaatttttcatAATATGGCTTCCTATTGGTATAAGAGAATCAAAATTTATCTATTTAAGAAAAGGATGGTACCATCCACCATAGTACCGAGGGCATCATCCCGTTTTCTCTCGTTGGTATATAAATTTTTGAGCCTCTTTTGATTTACTAGGCTTCCTAACTAGCCTCCTTGCCCTACATTACTCAAATTATCTCCTAATATCCATTCATATCTTATCAAGGCCTTTTTCCTTCTTGAAATTGAATTAGCTCTTCACAAGATGGGCCTCGATAAAAGCTTAAGTCTTAATGGATTCAATATGAAGTTCTTTGTAGCGTCTAGAATATTCTCAACAGGAAGGAAGATGAACAAGTAACAGGTAAAGTTTTGAGCATGGTTGCAGTATAAATAGTGACTCAATTAGCAGCATCAGCGTAAGAAAGGAAATGTTGGAAGTTGAAGAGAAGACAACTGAGGGAAGCTGTAAAGAACAGCAAGGGAAGCACTCTAGATGGTTGAACCAAAAAATAGTACTACTCCAGCTATGGCAGAGTCCTCCAACTATTCAAGACAAACAGTGCATCAAAGAGTCCTCCACACTCTCAAAATCAAATGGGAGAGTAGTAGCAACTCTATATTGCCAACCCAGGAAACAGAAAAGTGCGATATAGACAGATTCGAAGCACAATGATAGGAAAGATGTACAACAGGTGACAGAGATCTGATTGTTAAAACAAGACTCGGCCTTTTGTTATCGATGGCGCCTTCAGCTTCTGAGATTTTCTTCAATTGGTACAAAGAGGAGATGCCGGAGGCCTATGATGAGCAACCTTCCCCTTGGCACATTCGTCCGATCTTCTCCGAAGCGACCTGTGTGAGTTGCTACCGATGCTTTGGCCGCTCGACTTCTGTTCACTCTGAGGGCTTCTCTCTGTGTCTTTAGCATCCTGAAGCTGTTCTAGTGCAGCCACCACTTGATCCATGGTTGGTCTGTACCTTGCTTCCGAGGATAAGCACTGGAGCGCGAGGACAGCAGCCTTTTGGGCTCCTACGAGTGAATACTGCCCTCCCAATCTTGGATCCAAGACGCGGAAGATCTTTCGCTTGCTCGTGAGATAAGGCCTTGCCCATTCCACCAGATTATGCTCTCCTGTCGGCCGGTTCTTGTCCACAGCACGTCGGCCAGACAACAACTCTAGAAGAACAACTCCAAAGCTATACACGTCGCTTTTGGCAGTCAAATGGCCTTTTAAAATGAACATGTATGAAATCCAGTGTCAGTACGTTCTCATACTTCAAcatcatatatgcatgcatatgcTTGTCCAGAATGAAAGTTGTTTGGCTGCATTGGAACAACTTTCAAATGAAAAGTCAGTTTGAAAATAAGGAAAATCATGACTATGTGTTGCAAAAATATTGGTAATTGCAAATGCATTATATAGGCCAGACAACAACTATCAATTATGCGATCATGGAGAGAAAACATTCGACATGTATAAGAAGATCACCTGTTGCAAGGTACTCGGGAGCTGCATATCCATACGTTCCCATGACCCTTGTAGATACATGACTTTTGTCACCTGTTGGACCATCCTTTGCCAATCCAAAATCAGACAGCTTTGCTTCATGATTCTATAAAACCACAAAAAAAATGTCAGTGATTTTTGTCAATTTTGAAGCACTAATAAATAAAAGCCAGAAGACCACTGACTGAATCTAGAAGCACATTAGAGGCTTTAAAATCACGATATATCACTTTTGCCACATCGCTATGCAAAAAGGCAAGCCCTTTTGCAGCTCCAAGTGCGATCTTCATACGAAGTTTCCAAGATAGTGGTTGAAAATATGAACCCCCTGTGTCAATATCAAATTACAGCGAAGAACGATCAGAAGAGCTGAATGACAATCGACAGTAGTCATTTTCAAAGAAATGCTTCAGCCTATCCAATGGATAGGATGTAGATCATATATACTTACTCCTGAAGAGGTGGTTTTCCAAGCTCCCTCGAGGCATGAATTCATAGACAAGAAGCCGTTGCTCGTCCTCCAGGCAATATCCAATAAGCTTTACAAGGTGCGGATGAGACAATTGACCAAGATAATTTACCTCCGCCTACAAGAAACCGAAACAATGTCAGATTTGTTGCAGAAAACAGAGCACGGTTGCCGACATACCGTGACATGTAAAGATAACCTTATACGGAGGCACTGAATAATCAACTCTCCAGATTAAGCTATTGCTAAATAGTTAaattaaaagaaattaaaaaaaaaaaactcagtaCACGCAGAGTAAAATGATACTCACCAACCATTCCCTGTGACCTTGATGACCTTCCTGG encodes the following:
- the LOC135587945 gene encoding receptor-like cytoplasmic kinase 176 isoform X2, with protein sequence MGNCWGAQVKAESPSHCFFASGLHSKSSSRDGKKLSGSSSKVSAASVPPTPRSEGEILQSVNVKSFTFTELRIATRNFRPDSVVGEGGFGSVFKGWIDEHTLAAAKPGTGVVIAVKKLNQEGHQGHREWLAEVNYLGQLSHPHLVKLIGYCLEDEQRLLVYEFMPRGSLENHLFRRGSYFQPLSWKLRMKIALGAAKGLAFLHSDVAKVIYRDFKASNVLLDSNHEAKLSDFGLAKDGPTGDKSHVSTRVMGTYGYAAPEYLATGHLTAKSDVYSFGVVLLELLSGRRAVDKNRPTGEHNLVEWARPYLTSKRKIFRVLDPRLGGQYSLVGAQKAAVLALQCLSSEARYRPTMDQVVAALEQLQDAKDTERSPQSEQKSSGQSIGSNSHRSLRRRSDECAKGKVAHHRPPASPLCTN
- the LOC135587945 gene encoding receptor-like cytoplasmic kinase 176 isoform X1 gives rise to the protein MGNCWGAQVKAESPSHCFFASGDVFSCLGLHSKSSSRDGKKLSGSSSKVSAASVPPTPRSEGEILQSVNVKSFTFTELRIATRNFRPDSVVGEGGFGSVFKGWIDEHTLAAAKPGTGVVIAVKKLNQEGHQGHREWLAEVNYLGQLSHPHLVKLIGYCLEDEQRLLVYEFMPRGSLENHLFRRGSYFQPLSWKLRMKIALGAAKGLAFLHSDVAKVIYRDFKASNVLLDSNHEAKLSDFGLAKDGPTGDKSHVSTRVMGTYGYAAPEYLATGHLTAKSDVYSFGVVLLELLSGRRAVDKNRPTGEHNLVEWARPYLTSKRKIFRVLDPRLGGQYSLVGAQKAAVLALQCLSSEARYRPTMDQVVAALEQLQDAKDTERSPQSEQKSSGQSIGSNSHRSLRRRSDECAKGKVAHHRPPASPLCTN